One window of Desulfobacca acetoxidans DSM 11109 genomic DNA carries:
- a CDS encoding AAA family ATPase: MYDHISEQSRRRILDKMEIMRQQQLNEAAQQIIEFAKTPVELKADLDRFIVGQERGKKTMATAIAFHYRRLGHALKTALAENSKDIEQALRQTRTPKANIVLIGPTGCGKTYTAEVASGLIGVPFVVEDMTKFSETGYVGQNTGDILIDLLVAAGGNPQVAQMGVVYLDEIDKIAGEAIAYRDVSGRGVQKGLLKLIEGVENTVDLGRERLSLSTRHVLFIAGGVFEKLDAIVQKRMDLHGFSGDWQDYLLTEDLVVFGMERQLMGRFPVRVTYDMLTTQNLMDILTQCEESPLQAYIHDFKTWGIELVFTAEALKAIALRSQQERTGARGLISILHRVLSEDLFRRPGSYTGLLQVDEGYVRRRLQ, translated from the coding sequence ATGTATGATCATATTTCGGAGCAGAGCCGGCGGCGGATTTTAGACAAGATGGAAATCATGCGCCAACAACAGTTGAATGAGGCGGCGCAACAGATCATCGAATTTGCCAAAACGCCGGTGGAGTTGAAGGCCGACCTGGATCGGTTCATTGTCGGCCAGGAAAGGGGTAAGAAAACTATGGCTACGGCCATTGCCTTCCACTACCGGCGCCTGGGACATGCTCTGAAAACGGCTCTGGCGGAAAACAGCAAAGACATCGAGCAGGCCCTGCGTCAAACCCGGACCCCTAAGGCCAATATTGTGCTCATCGGTCCCACCGGTTGCGGCAAAACCTATACAGCAGAGGTTGCCTCCGGTCTTATCGGAGTTCCATTTGTGGTGGAAGATATGACCAAATTCAGCGAGACCGGCTATGTCGGCCAGAATACCGGTGACATCCTGATCGACCTCTTGGTTGCGGCTGGAGGCAATCCGCAGGTGGCTCAGATGGGAGTGGTCTATCTGGACGAGATCGATAAGATCGCCGGTGAAGCAATAGCCTATCGGGATGTCTCCGGCCGGGGAGTGCAGAAAGGTCTGCTGAAATTGATAGAAGGGGTGGAGAATACCGTAGATTTGGGTCGTGAACGCCTCAGCCTCTCCACCCGGCACGTCCTTTTTATTGCCGGAGGGGTCTTTGAAAAATTGGACGCCATTGTCCAGAAACGGATGGATCTGCACGGTTTCTCCGGGGATTGGCAGGATTACCTGCTTACCGAGGACCTGGTAGTCTTCGGGATGGAACGCCAACTGATGGGGCGTTTCCCCGTGCGGGTAACCTATGATATGCTCACCACTCAGAATTTAATGGATATCCTCACGCAATGTGAGGAAAGCCCGCTGCAGGCCTACATTCACGATTTTAAAACCTGGGGGATCGAACTGGTCTTTACGGCTGAAGCCCTTAAAGCTATAGCCCTCAGGTCTCAGCAGGAACGCACCGGCGCCAGAGGTCTGATTAGTATACTCCACCGGGTGCTCAGTGAAGATCTGTTCCGTCGGCCAGGGAGCTACACCGGCCTCCTACAGGTGGATGAGGGCTATGTCCGCCGGAGGCTGCAGTGA
- a CDS encoding HesA/MoeB/ThiF family protein produces MTHPARLDRQLRIPHWNQDLLARAQIGVVGEGGLLTSLYLLSAMALGINHLRVVAPRLDERLLSLGQRLNPDCRLSFFQGYYTHPVCREIFLACPLIIDLSGYSLAGKILLEQAFHEGLPVVRGGVWQEARNQGFRIFTYLSGREWQELQQVLTTRNLPQNANSEDGVLEIIAAGLILEETKNILMQNPVSPALITYQGLRPTVLASSPRILIAGAGALGNFVGLGLALTGFSQITFMDPDVIEVTNLNRQVCFADAVGASKAEVLAARLNSRFHTSAHAVVDYFREGTDISGYDVVFDCVDNFASRIALSEACAGAGTILVSGGTGIDGGQVVVFHPNLQPQTPAAVLGFYDIAASDRSQGYQRERAACIYRPDPSVIMSNQIIGGFMVEAGRKALAGEVAPPLFYQAEAAQRFTFMQ; encoded by the coding sequence ATGACTCATCCCGCCCGCCTGGACCGACAGCTCCGTATTCCCCATTGGAACCAGGACTTACTGGCACGGGCTCAAATCGGCGTTGTGGGGGAAGGCGGCCTTCTCACCTCCTTGTATCTCCTGTCCGCCATGGCATTAGGCATTAATCATCTCCGGGTGGTAGCCCCCCGACTGGATGAACGTCTGCTTTCACTCGGACAAAGGCTGAACCCGGATTGCCGACTTAGCTTTTTTCAGGGTTATTATACGCATCCGGTCTGCCGGGAGATATTTCTTGCCTGCCCTCTGATAATCGACCTCAGCGGCTACTCCCTGGCTGGCAAGATTCTCTTGGAACAGGCCTTCCATGAAGGATTGCCAGTAGTGCGGGGGGGTGTCTGGCAAGAGGCTCGGAACCAAGGTTTTCGGATCTTCACCTACTTATCGGGCCGCGAATGGCAGGAACTACAGCAGGTTTTGACAACACGGAATCTACCCCAAAACGCAAATTCTGAGGATGGGGTGCTGGAGATCATTGCCGCCGGGCTTATCCTAGAAGAAACCAAGAATATTCTTATGCAAAACCCTGTTTCCCCGGCACTGATTACCTATCAGGGTCTACGGCCAACGGTTTTAGCAAGCAGCCCGCGTATCTTAATCGCGGGGGCGGGGGCTTTGGGCAATTTTGTCGGCCTGGGGCTGGCTTTGACCGGTTTTAGTCAAATAACCTTTATGGATCCGGATGTCATCGAGGTGACTAATCTCAACCGTCAGGTCTGTTTTGCGGATGCCGTAGGTGCCAGTAAGGCTGAAGTGCTGGCGGCTCGGCTCAACAGCAGGTTTCACACCTCCGCCCATGCGGTGGTTGATTATTTCCGGGAGGGGACTGATATTTCCGGTTATGACGTGGTTTTTGATTGTGTCGACAATTTTGCCAGCCGTATTGCCCTGAGCGAAGCCTGCGCCGGGGCCGGTACGATTCTGGTGAGCGGCGGGACCGGCATTGATGGAGGACAGGTAGTGGTATTTCATCCAAACCTGCAACCTCAGACCCCGGCGGCGGTATTGGGATTTTATGATATTGCGGCCAGTGACCGCTCCCAGGGCTATCAACGCGAGCGAGCCGCCTGTATCTACCGGCCAGATCCGTCGGTAATCATGAGCAACCAGATTATCGGTGGTTTTATGGTAGAGGCCGGACGGAAGGCCTTGGCCGGTGAAGTGGCGCCACCCTTATTTTACCAGGCCGAAGCGGCTCAGCGGTTCACTTTTATGCAATGA
- a CDS encoding transporter — translation MHLLNDSPESAGSSLTFSWGNNLPFFTPVAQNTLPGGAAILDRPETNGPHQMTAKFAFTPSSELRVSFLYHQDQPVGQTPDTPASHLLFRYSMDYRVMPNLKVGLSGYLYRPQAEYFPWRGYQTSEPMLGFGPGVKYDLGRWSFLLRSQLEPGTKDRGEALHNWFRVWYSF, via the coding sequence ATGCACCTGCTTAATGACAGCCCCGAGTCCGCGGGGTCCTCTTTGACCTTCTCCTGGGGGAATAATCTGCCATTTTTTACCCCGGTAGCCCAGAACACCCTGCCGGGAGGGGCCGCAATCCTGGATCGTCCGGAAACGAATGGGCCGCATCAGATGACGGCGAAATTTGCCTTCACACCTTCTTCCGAGTTGCGGGTGTCTTTTCTGTATCATCAGGATCAACCGGTTGGCCAGACGCCTGATACTCCTGCCAGTCATCTGTTGTTTCGCTACTCCATGGATTATCGCGTCATGCCCAACCTGAAGGTAGGCTTAAGCGGCTACCTCTATCGTCCCCAGGCAGAATACTTTCCGTGGCGCGGGTATCAAACTTCCGAACCGATGTTAGGTTTCGGGCCGGGGGTAAAATATGACCTGGGTCGTTGGAGCTTTCTCCTGAGATCGCAATTGGAACCCGGAACGAAAGATCGCGGGGAAGCCCTGCACAACTGGTTCAGGGTTTGGTATTCTTTTTAA
- a CDS encoding ribose-phosphate pyrophosphokinase, with protein MNDTLKIFAGNSNPDLALEICNCLSMPLGKAFVGTFSDGEIRVEVGENVRGKDVFVIQSTCHPVNNNIMELLIIIDALKRASARRITAVIPYYGYARQDRKVAPRVPISAKLVADLLTSAGANRILTMDLHVGQIQGFFNIPVDNLYASSVMMPYIKANFRDDPVMVSPDAGGVPRARAYAKRLEANLAFIDKRRDAPGKAKAMHIIGEVKDRVAVILDDIIDTGGTLSEAAKVLLEKGASAVYACCSHPVLSGPAVERIQESPLKGLVVTDTIPLRENALQCKKIHQLSVAPLFCKAITGIHKEDSISSLFDIQF; from the coding sequence ATGAACGACACTCTCAAGATTTTTGCTGGCAACAGCAATCCCGATCTGGCTTTGGAGATCTGCAATTGTCTGTCGATGCCCTTGGGCAAGGCCTTCGTGGGTACCTTCAGCGATGGAGAGATCAGGGTTGAGGTGGGAGAAAACGTCCGTGGCAAGGATGTCTTTGTTATTCAATCGACCTGTCATCCCGTCAACAACAATATAATGGAATTGTTGATCATAATCGACGCCCTGAAACGGGCCTCGGCCCGCCGCATCACGGCCGTCATCCCCTATTACGGCTATGCCCGGCAAGATCGCAAAGTGGCGCCGCGGGTTCCCATCAGCGCCAAACTGGTGGCCGATCTCTTGACCAGCGCCGGGGCCAACCGCATCCTTACCATGGACCTGCACGTCGGTCAGATTCAGGGTTTTTTTAACATTCCAGTCGATAACCTTTATGCCTCTTCGGTAATGATGCCCTATATCAAAGCCAACTTCAGGGATGATCCGGTTATGGTCTCCCCGGATGCCGGCGGGGTGCCGCGGGCCCGGGCTTACGCCAAAAGATTGGAAGCCAATCTTGCCTTCATCGATAAGCGACGGGATGCCCCCGGCAAGGCCAAGGCCATGCACATCATCGGGGAGGTCAAAGATCGGGTGGCAGTTATTCTCGACGACATTATCGATACCGGCGGCACCCTGAGCGAAGCCGCCAAGGTTCTGTTAGAAAAAGGGGCGAGTGCCGTATATGCCTGTTGTTCCCACCCGGTCCTCTCCGGTCCGGCTGTGGAAAGGATTCAGGAATCGCCGCTCAAAGGTCTGGTAGTCACCGATACCATTCCCTTGCGGGAAAATGCTCTGCAATGCAAGAAAATTCACCAATTGTCGGTAGCGCCGCTATTCTGCAAAGCCATTACCGGCATCCATAAAGAAGACTCCATCAGCTCCTTATTCGACATTCAATTTTAA
- a CDS encoding esterase-like activity of phytase family protein, which translates to MILSAKVWSYRFITAFALIFFFIQPLVTSAFGAIEFIGKGTIPGSAIDNLKLTDPIDAAGTPQNRMGGFGSAIAYTGSGNLFIAIPDRGPADGKSTYLNRYYWLSIAIDPIKHTVTPSLVSTQLLSQGPNQPKQVFTGNSEAFDSTNSPASRRFDPEAIRMGKTGTIFISDEYGPFIYEFDRSGLRLRSLKVPDKFLIKSPGVPSADPDTELTNPNGRQPNGGMEGLAINPDGTKLYGITENPLIQDHALDIRHKRVGINHRILEIDIKTGATREFLYQLERKKNRVNEILAVNNHEFLVLERENKAGDKAVFKKIFKIDLAGATDISNIDRLPEKDVPSGVKKVAKSLFLDLLDPAYGLAGPDFPKKIEGLAFGPSLPDGRISLLVTSDNDFHRDKPSIIYVFAIDPSDLNYVPQVITPMSDKQ; encoded by the coding sequence ATGATACTGTCTGCAAAGGTTTGGTCATACCGGTTCATTACAGCATTCGCCCTAATATTCTTCTTCATACAGCCTCTCGTGACCAGCGCCTTCGGAGCCATAGAATTCATTGGCAAGGGCACGATCCCCGGCTCGGCCATAGACAATCTAAAGCTTACCGATCCCATCGACGCTGCTGGTACGCCACAAAACCGAATGGGTGGTTTTGGCTCCGCCATTGCTTATACCGGCTCTGGCAATTTATTTATTGCAATCCCGGACCGGGGCCCTGCGGATGGGAAAAGCACTTATCTGAATCGATATTATTGGCTGAGCATAGCCATCGATCCAATAAAGCACACCGTCACCCCCTCACTGGTCTCCACCCAACTCCTGTCCCAGGGGCCGAACCAGCCCAAGCAGGTCTTCACGGGCAATTCCGAGGCCTTTGACTCCACCAACTCGCCCGCCAGCCGGCGTTTTGACCCAGAGGCAATCCGTATGGGGAAAACCGGCACCATCTTTATATCAGATGAATACGGCCCCTTTATTTATGAATTCGATAGGAGCGGCCTTAGACTGCGGTCTCTGAAAGTGCCCGACAAGTTTCTCATCAAATCTCCAGGCGTGCCAAGCGCCGATCCCGATACGGAATTGACCAATCCCAATGGCCGGCAACCCAACGGCGGTATGGAAGGCCTGGCCATCAACCCGGACGGGACTAAGCTTTACGGCATAACGGAAAATCCCCTGATTCAGGACCATGCTTTGGATATCAGGCACAAACGGGTTGGCATAAACCACCGTATCTTGGAGATCGATATCAAAACTGGAGCTACCCGGGAATTTCTTTATCAATTAGAGAGGAAAAAAAATCGGGTCAATGAAATTCTGGCGGTGAATAACCATGAATTTCTTGTCCTGGAACGCGAAAATAAAGCCGGCGATAAAGCAGTATTTAAGAAGATCTTCAAGATTGATCTTGCCGGAGCAACCGACATCAGCAACATCGACAGGCTACCGGAAAAAGACGTGCCCAGCGGCGTAAAGAAGGTGGCCAAGAGCCTTTTCCTTGATTTACTGGACCCGGCCTATGGTCTGGCCGGACCTGATTTTCCCAAAAAGATTGAAGGCCTAGCCTTCGGCCCCTCCCTGCCGGATGGCCGGATATCCCTGTTAGTAACCAGCGATAATGATTTTCACAGGGATAAACCCTCAATCATTTATGTCTTTGCCATCGATCCTAGCGACCTGAATTATGTCCCCCAGGTAATCACCCCGATGAGCGACAAACAGTAG
- a CDS encoding pyridoxamine 5'-phosphate oxidase family protein → MDNTSPRQTLQHLFTSQKLAVLATYNDNQPYCNLMAFAATEDLKTIILATRRQTHKYANIQKHQRVSLLVDNRKNQAEDFQQAMAVTVLATVVEAQPQEYEQFLNLYLFKHPYMASFCRSPECVLLQLQVERYLVVSHFRNFLSLEDTYLQIQEWRP, encoded by the coding sequence ATGGACAACACCTCCCCCAGGCAAACCCTGCAACATCTCTTCACTTCACAAAAGCTGGCGGTCTTGGCTACTTATAATGACAATCAACCTTATTGCAATCTCATGGCATTTGCCGCCACTGAAGATCTGAAGACGATCATCCTGGCCACCAGACGGCAGACACACAAGTATGCCAATATTCAGAAGCATCAGCGCGTCTCACTGCTGGTGGATAACCGCAAGAATCAGGCTGAGGATTTTCAACAGGCGATGGCAGTAACTGTTCTGGCTACCGTCGTCGAGGCCCAGCCTCAGGAATACGAACAATTTCTCAACCTCTACCTCTTCAAACACCCTTACATGGCTAGCTTCTGCCGATCACCGGAATGCGTTCTACTGCAGTTACAGGTTGAACGCTACCTCGTGGTCTCGCACTTCCGTAACTTCCTCTCGCTGGAAGACACTTATTTGCAGATTCAGGAATGGCGGCCATAA
- the purQ gene encoding phosphoribosylformylglycinamidine synthase I: MCVIKAIVLYGYGLNCDYETKFALDQSGAEAQRVHINELISGEVRLDRYHLLALPGGFSWGDDHGAGVILGLRLKMALRPDLEAFIHAGKVILGICNGFQVLVNVGLLPGLEGGYFQRQAALIHNDCGNFRDAWVNLRVRPTRCPFFKDIEQLELPIRHGEGKFYAPDDLLAELFARKQVALQYATPQGDLAQGRFPHNPNGSLRDIAGICDATGRILGLMPHPEAFVSELQHPTWTRRKESWRRQGLPYPAPPGAGLKIFQNAVDYLKAHFL, translated from the coding sequence ATGTGTGTCATAAAAGCCATTGTCCTCTACGGCTACGGTCTTAACTGCGATTACGAGACTAAGTTCGCCCTGGATCAAAGCGGCGCCGAGGCGCAGCGGGTGCATATAAATGAGCTGATCTCCGGGGAAGTCCGGCTGGACCGGTATCACCTATTGGCTCTGCCCGGGGGCTTCAGTTGGGGCGACGACCACGGCGCCGGGGTTATCCTGGGGCTGAGGTTGAAGATGGCCTTGCGCCCCGATCTGGAGGCGTTCATCCACGCCGGCAAGGTCATCCTGGGCATCTGCAACGGCTTTCAGGTTCTGGTAAACGTGGGGTTGCTGCCCGGTCTGGAGGGCGGCTACTTTCAGCGCCAGGCGGCCTTGATCCATAACGATTGTGGCAATTTTCGGGATGCCTGGGTGAATCTTCGGGTCCGCCCCACCCGCTGCCCTTTTTTCAAGGACATCGAGCAGCTAGAGCTTCCCATCCGCCACGGTGAAGGCAAGTTTTACGCCCCGGACGACCTGCTTGCTGAATTATTTGCCCGCAAGCAGGTGGCCCTGCAATACGCCACCCCTCAAGGCGACCTGGCGCAGGGCCGCTTCCCTCACAATCCAAACGGCTCTCTGCGGGACATCGCCGGAATCTGCGACGCCACCGGCCGCATCCTGGGACTCATGCCCCACCCCGAGGCCTTTGTCAGTGAACTACAGCATCCCACCTGGACCAGGCGCAAAGAATCCTGGCGGCGCCAAGGCCTCCCCTACCCTGCCCCTCCTGGCGCGGGCTTGAAAATCTTCCAAAATGCCGTAGATTATCTCAAAGCTCATTTTCTTTAA
- the secD gene encoding protein translocase subunit SecD codes for MLKKIRLKFLLLFVLTIASIILMLPSVTPHLPDWYKQYIWKEGFRLGLDLKGGMHLILQVDMDQAVQNNLTIQGQDLKELAEKRGLDLQVGLPHAGVLTANLVKADEQSAFNQLVKEEFSQLEVKGSTRQGSGVVYTLALRPQVVTELQDNTRSQSLEVIRNRIDQFGVTEPVIVPQGDDQIVVQLPGLQDPQRAMDLIGQTAQLEFKLVDDSHGLNLEELIDEASARGRLKPGYTREELNLALAGKLPPDTEVYIEKSIDRATGSIKRIPLLVQKKALMTGAAVKSAAVRIGDYNEPYVSVDFSSSGARQFGQITGANVNRRLAIILDGVVRSAPTIKERIGGGKAQITGAYTSEEAHDLAIVLRAGALPASVRIVQNITVGPTLGLDSIHKGVVAGVIGTFLVIGFMIFYYRLSGLVANYALILNIIMLLGALSLVHATLTLPGIAGIILSIGMAVDSNVLIYERMREEFHAGKPLKAGVDGGYDKAFLTIVDSHVTTLITAVALFLFGTGPIRGFAVTLSVGVILNLFTALFGTRVVYDYLIFKRWLTNLSFLEVFRKTHFDFIGFRKYTVVVSGLLCALGLVAFIQLSRGHGNLGVEFAGGAMVQFKADKPFTVEAVRDALNQKGWGHAEIQPTDAGGGLMVKLKKSEESVGKMADELAVIFNQSLSGNHFSIEGTSEIGASVSKDLRKWAIIAIVISLIGIIVYLAWRFEFVFGVAAAIATFHDVLAVLGIFYLLDKEITLLVVTALLTLAGYSLTDTVVVFDRIRENLAKTRDNLGKIINLSVNEVLSRTIVTTTTVFLVVLALFIFGGVVIQDFALAMLLGVIIGTYSSIFVASPIIHAWRKETKKVIVKKEKVIELAAQQQKRSQKKEKEAAQRKKGGRK; via the coding sequence ATGTTAAAGAAAATCCGCTTAAAATTTCTTCTGCTGTTTGTCTTAACCATAGCTTCGATCATCTTGATGCTGCCTTCGGTAACTCCTCATCTACCGGATTGGTATAAGCAGTATATCTGGAAAGAAGGCTTCCGCTTGGGTCTGGACTTGAAAGGCGGCATGCACCTGATCCTGCAAGTCGACATGGATCAGGCCGTACAGAATAACCTGACTATCCAGGGCCAGGACTTGAAAGAACTGGCCGAGAAACGCGGTCTGGATCTCCAGGTCGGCTTACCCCACGCTGGCGTCCTCACTGCCAACCTGGTCAAAGCCGACGAACAATCGGCCTTTAATCAATTGGTAAAAGAAGAATTCAGCCAATTGGAAGTAAAAGGGTCCACGCGGCAGGGTAGCGGAGTGGTATATACCTTGGCCCTGCGCCCTCAGGTGGTCACCGAACTTCAGGATAACACCCGCTCTCAAAGCCTGGAGGTAATCCGCAATCGCATCGACCAGTTTGGCGTTACCGAACCGGTGATCGTTCCTCAGGGCGATGACCAGATTGTCGTACAGTTGCCCGGCCTGCAGGACCCCCAGCGGGCCATGGACCTCATCGGCCAAACGGCGCAGTTAGAGTTCAAACTGGTGGATGATTCGCATGGACTCAACCTGGAGGAGTTGATTGACGAAGCCTCTGCCCGGGGACGCTTAAAACCGGGTTATACGAGAGAGGAGTTAAACCTGGCTTTGGCCGGAAAACTGCCCCCCGATACCGAAGTTTACATCGAGAAATCGATTGATCGGGCCACCGGCAGCATTAAACGCATTCCCCTGTTAGTGCAGAAAAAGGCTTTGATGACCGGCGCCGCGGTCAAATCGGCTGCGGTCCGCATCGGCGACTATAACGAACCCTATGTTTCGGTAGATTTTAGTTCGTCCGGGGCTCGACAGTTCGGCCAGATTACCGGCGCCAACGTCAACCGCCGTCTGGCCATTATCCTGGACGGAGTGGTGCGCTCGGCACCGACCATTAAAGAACGCATTGGCGGCGGCAAGGCCCAGATTACCGGTGCCTACACCTCCGAAGAGGCTCACGACCTGGCTATAGTGCTTCGGGCGGGCGCCCTGCCGGCCAGCGTCAGGATTGTCCAGAATATCACGGTCGGACCGACCCTGGGGCTCGACTCCATTCACAAAGGGGTTGTTGCCGGCGTCATCGGCACGTTTCTGGTCATCGGCTTTATGATTTTTTATTATCGCCTTTCCGGGCTGGTCGCCAATTATGCCCTTATCTTGAATATTATCATGCTGTTAGGGGCGCTGTCACTGGTCCATGCCACTCTCACTCTACCGGGCATCGCCGGCATCATCTTATCGATTGGCATGGCGGTGGATTCCAACGTGTTGATCTATGAACGGATGCGGGAGGAATTTCACGCCGGGAAACCGTTGAAGGCCGGGGTCGATGGCGGCTATGACAAGGCCTTTCTCACCATCGTCGACTCCCACGTCACTACCCTGATTACTGCCGTAGCCCTCTTTTTATTCGGTACCGGTCCCATCCGCGGCTTTGCCGTCACCTTGAGCGTCGGCGTCATCTTGAACCTGTTCACCGCCCTCTTCGGGACTCGCGTGGTCTATGACTATCTCATCTTCAAACGATGGCTTACCAATTTGAGTTTCTTGGAGGTCTTTAGGAAGACGCACTTCGATTTTATCGGGTTCCGGAAATATACCGTTGTGGTTTCCGGCCTGTTATGCGCTCTTGGTCTCGTAGCCTTTATTCAGCTCTCTCGCGGCCATGGCAATCTGGGGGTGGAATTCGCCGGCGGCGCCATGGTACAGTTTAAAGCCGACAAACCATTCACGGTTGAGGCGGTGCGAGACGCCCTGAATCAAAAGGGCTGGGGCCACGCGGAGATACAACCGACCGATGCCGGCGGCGGCCTCATGGTAAAACTGAAAAAATCAGAAGAGTCGGTGGGCAAGATGGCCGATGAATTAGCCGTGATCTTTAATCAAAGCCTCAGCGGCAACCACTTCAGTATCGAAGGCACCTCGGAAATCGGCGCCTCAGTGAGCAAAGACCTCAGAAAATGGGCCATCATCGCTATCGTTATTTCGCTCATCGGCATCATCGTTTACCTGGCCTGGCGGTTTGAATTTGTCTTCGGCGTTGCCGCCGCCATTGCTACCTTTCATGACGTGCTGGCGGTATTGGGGATTTTTTATCTTTTGGATAAAGAAATCACCCTGCTGGTGGTCACTGCCCTGCTCACCCTGGCGGGCTACTCCCTCACCGACACCGTTGTGGTCTTCGACCGGATTAGGGAAAACCTGGCCAAGACGCGGGACAACCTGGGCAAAATTATTAACCTCAGCGTCAATGAAGTCCTGAGCCGGACGATCGTCACCACCACCACCGTCTTTCTGGTGGTCTTGGCCCTCTTTATCTTCGGCGGCGTGGTGATCCAGGACTTTGCCCTAGCCATGTTGCTGGGGGTGATTATTGGGACCTATTCCTCTATCTTTGTAGCCAGCCCGATCATCCATGCCTGGCGCAAAGAGACCAAAAAAGTGATAGTGAAAAAAGAAAAGGTCATTGAACTGGCGGCCCAACAACAGAAACGCTCTCAGAAAAAAGAGAAGGAGGCGGCTCAACGGAAAAAAGGCGGCCGCAAATAG
- a CDS encoding metallophosphoesterase family protein, with protein MIYAIGDIHGCRQHLSDLLSLVKPDLEHHKLVFIGDYIDRGPDSRGVVDDIIDLKKKYNPENIICLMGNHERMFLNFLDGREELFFLYNGGAATAVSYWGPHWEQQPHLLPAAHQKFFEELRLIYETPDYIFVHGGLKPGIPLEQQQEEDLLWIRGEFINSLEDFGRRVVFGHTPMRAPLIMPNKIGIDTGAVYGNKLTCVLLPEEIFFSVP; from the coding sequence ATGATCTATGCCATCGGCGATATCCACGGCTGTCGCCAGCATCTGAGCGACTTGTTAAGTCTGGTCAAACCTGATCTTGAACACCATAAGCTGGTGTTCATTGGAGACTATATCGATCGCGGTCCTGATTCCCGCGGGGTGGTGGATGACATTATAGACTTGAAAAAAAAGTATAATCCTGAGAATATAATCTGTCTAATGGGTAATCACGAGCGCATGTTCTTGAACTTTCTCGATGGCAGAGAAGAATTATTTTTCCTCTATAATGGAGGAGCGGCTACTGCGGTCAGTTATTGGGGACCTCATTGGGAGCAACAACCGCATCTGCTTCCCGCCGCGCACCAAAAGTTCTTCGAGGAACTACGGTTAATTTACGAAACACCGGATTATATCTTCGTTCATGGCGGGCTCAAACCCGGCATCCCCCTGGAGCAGCAGCAGGAAGAGGATCTTCTCTGGATTCGCGGTGAGTTTATCAATTCTCTGGAGGATTTCGGCCGCAGGGTTGTATTTGGCCATACCCCTATGCGAGCCCCGCTCATTATGCCTAATAAAATCGGCATTGACACCGGGGCGGTATATGGAAATAAACTAACCTGCGTACTGCTTCCCGAAGAAATATTTTTCTCAGTTCCTTGA
- a CDS encoding radical SAM protein translates to MTAIEPVYLMTHRDGRLQPKLETAYEILLSCEICPHRCRVDRRHGELGICRTGDKPVVASFGPHFGEEDPLVGEHGSGTIFFSHCNLYCIFCQNWEISHGGEGEEIDVEDLAAIMLRLQAQGCHNINFVTPSHQVPMILAALPYAIDGGLRLPLVYNTGGYDSLETLRLLEGVIDIYMPDFKFWNPEVAGTLTNAADYPEVARQALKEMHRQVGDLVLDEHGVAYRGLLVRHLVLPDGLAGTKEVMQFLARQISTRTYVNVMGQYRPCGQAYLHPSLAKFLSAQEHREAQQLARDAGLTRLDQRNKLFRWL, encoded by the coding sequence ATGACTGCTATTGAACCTGTTTATTTAATGACCCATCGGGATGGCCGGCTGCAACCGAAGCTAGAAACGGCCTATGAGATTCTGCTCTCCTGCGAGATCTGCCCGCACCGCTGCCGGGTAGACCGGCGGCATGGGGAACTGGGCATCTGCCGTACCGGCGATAAGCCTGTAGTCGCCAGTTTTGGGCCGCACTTCGGCGAAGAGGACCCCCTGGTAGGCGAACACGGCTCCGGAACGATCTTTTTCAGCCATTGCAATCTCTACTGCATTTTCTGCCAGAACTGGGAGATCAGCCATGGCGGCGAGGGAGAGGAGATCGATGTCGAAGACCTGGCCGCTATCATGCTCCGGCTCCAGGCTCAGGGCTGCCATAACATTAATTTCGTCACCCCCTCTCACCAGGTGCCGATGATCCTGGCCGCCCTGCCCTATGCCATTGACGGCGGTCTGAGGCTGCCGTTGGTTTACAATACCGGTGGCTATGACTCCCTGGAGACTCTGAGGCTGTTGGAGGGCGTGATCGATATCTACATGCCCGACTTCAAGTTTTGGAATCCTGAAGTGGCAGGTACTCTCACCAACGCCGCCGACTATCCCGAGGTTGCCCGCCAGGCCCTAAAAGAGATGCACCGGCAGGTGGGAGACCTGGTCCTGGATGAGCATGGCGTCGCCTATCGGGGACTGTTGGTGCGGCATCTGGTGCTGCCGGACGGCCTGGCCGGGACCAAAGAAGTCATGCAATTCCTGGCCCGGCAGATTTCAACCCGGACTTATGTCAATGTCATGGGACAGTACCGACCGTGTGGCCAAGCCTACCTACATCCCTCATTAGCCAAGTTTTTGAGCGCCCAAGAGCATCGGGAAGCCCAGCAGCTTGCCCGCGATGCCGGATTGACACGGCTGGACCAGAGGAATAAGCTCTTCCGGTGGCTGTGA